A portion of the Polaribacter cellanae genome contains these proteins:
- a CDS encoding enoyl-CoA hydratase/isomerase family protein, with protein MTTDRKNGSLYTNINNKIATIEFGHPASNSFPSELLDRLTRELIAIGKNTDVSVIILKSEGEKAFCAGASFDELVAISSSEEGKEFFSGFANVINAMRTCGKLIIGRIQGKTVGGGVGLAAACDYVLTTENASIKLSEFTIGIGPFVIEPAVTRKIGVSGTAELTLDASNWKNAYWAKEKGLYAKVFENVKELDKEVETLSEKLASYNPTALAEMKKALWRGTENWNNLLEERAAVSGELVLSDFTKKALEKFKN; from the coding sequence ATGACTACAGATAGAAAAAACGGAAGTTTATACACCAACATAAACAACAAAATTGCAACGATAGAATTTGGGCATCCTGCAAGTAATTCTTTTCCAAGTGAATTATTGGACAGATTAACCAGAGAACTTATTGCTATTGGAAAAAATACAGATGTTTCTGTAATTATCTTAAAATCGGAAGGAGAAAAAGCCTTTTGTGCAGGTGCTTCTTTTGATGAATTGGTTGCGATTTCTAGTTCAGAAGAAGGCAAAGAATTTTTCTCAGGTTTTGCAAATGTAATCAATGCCATGAGAACTTGCGGAAAATTAATTATCGGAAGAATTCAAGGAAAAACTGTTGGTGGTGGCGTTGGTTTGGCAGCTGCTTGCGATTATGTATTAACGACAGAAAATGCATCTATAAAATTATCGGAATTCACTATAGGAATTGGACCTTTTGTAATTGAGCCAGCTGTTACAAGAAAAATTGGAGTCTCAGGAACTGCAGAATTAACTTTAGACGCAAGTAATTGGAAAAACGCCTATTGGGCAAAAGAAAAAGGGTTGTATGCAAAAGTTTTTGAGAACGTAAAAGAATTAGATAAAGAGGTAGAAACTCTTTCAGAAAAATTGGCTTCATACAATCCTACAGCTTTAGCTGAAATGAAGAAAGCGTTGTGGAGAGGAACTGAAAACTGGAACAATTTATTAGAAGAAAGAGCTGCAGTTTCAGGTGAATTGGTGTTGTCTGATTTTACGAAAAAAGCATTAGAGAAATTTAAAAACTAG
- a CDS encoding nucleoside deaminase, whose product MLQPFDDTFFMKKALQEAEMAFDKGEIPVGAIIVLKDQIIARAHNLTETLNDVTAHAEMQAFTSASDFLGGKYLKDCILYVTLEPCQMCAGASYWAQIGKIVYGATEPERGFMNLNTKLHPKTKVVGGILENECSQLLKSFFIEKRNLN is encoded by the coding sequence ATGCTACAACCTTTCGACGATACTTTTTTTATGAAAAAAGCCTTACAAGAAGCAGAAATGGCTTTCGATAAAGGCGAAATTCCTGTAGGTGCAATTATTGTTTTAAAAGACCAAATTATTGCAAGAGCACATAATTTAACAGAAACCTTAAATGATGTAACTGCACATGCAGAAATGCAAGCATTTACTTCTGCATCCGATTTTTTAGGAGGTAAATATTTAAAAGACTGCATTTTATATGTTACTTTAGAGCCCTGTCAAATGTGTGCAGGCGCAAGTTATTGGGCGCAAATTGGTAAAATTGTGTATGGTGCTACTGAACCAGAAAGAGGTTTTATGAATTTAAATACAAAATTACACCCAAAAACAAAAGTAGTTGGTGGTATTTTAGAAAACGAATGCTCTCAACTTTTAAAAAGTTTTTTTATTGAAAAAAGAAATTTGAATTAA
- the dxs gene encoding 1-deoxy-D-xylulose-5-phosphate synthase, whose amino-acid sequence MKNLLDNILNPEDLRKLNPEKLPQLAKELRAFIIDIVAAKEGHLGASLGVVELTIALHYLFDTPNDLLVWDVGHQAYGHKILTGRKEIFHTNRQFGGIAGFPSRKESKFDAFGVGHSSTSISAALGMAIASNLKGETKKHHIAVIGDASIASGMAFEALNHAGVSKANLLIILNDNAIGIDPSVGALKEYLTKVKTDRKLAAQNNIIKALNFDYSGPIDGHNLPKILSELKRLKSVKGPKFLHIITTKGKGLQQAEEDQVTYHAPGKFDKISGERIKKEASLYTKYQDIFGKTLVELAEKNDKIVGVTPAMLTGSSLKFMFDKFPKRTFDVGIAEQHAVTLAAGMATQGLVVFCNIYSTFLQRAYDQVIHDVALQNLPVVFCLDRAGLVGEDGATHHGVFDLAYLRCIPNLIVFAPSNEIELRNILFTAQKGLENPIAIRYPRGTGKLLDWQKPFEEIKIGTGVCLQKGNKIAILTIGTIASNITEALELISEKALFSHYDMRFVKPLDKNLLEEIFANHTSIITVEDGVIKGGFGSAILEFASENNYQHKIKVLGIPDNFIEHGTVSQLQYTIGLHPKSLSNLLNSYS is encoded by the coding sequence ATGAAGAATTTGTTAGATAACATATTAAACCCCGAAGATTTAAGAAAATTAAATCCCGAGAAATTGCCACAATTAGCCAAAGAATTGCGTGCATTTATTATTGATATTGTTGCTGCAAAAGAAGGGCATTTAGGAGCTAGTTTGGGGGTTGTAGAATTAACAATTGCGCTCCATTATTTATTTGATACACCAAACGATTTGTTAGTTTGGGATGTAGGACACCAGGCTTATGGACATAAAATTTTAACTGGAAGAAAAGAAATTTTTCATACCAACAGGCAATTTGGTGGCATTGCTGGTTTTCCGTCAAGAAAAGAAAGTAAATTTGATGCTTTTGGTGTGGGGCATTCATCTACTTCTATTTCTGCTGCTTTAGGTATGGCAATTGCATCTAACTTAAAAGGAGAAACAAAAAAGCATCATATTGCAGTTATTGGAGATGCTTCTATTGCAAGTGGAATGGCTTTTGAAGCGTTGAATCATGCAGGAGTTTCCAAAGCAAATTTGTTAATTATTCTAAATGATAATGCGATTGGAATTGACCCTTCTGTTGGAGCTTTAAAGGAGTATTTAACAAAAGTAAAAACAGATCGAAAATTAGCAGCTCAAAATAATATTATAAAGGCTTTAAATTTCGATTATTCTGGACCAATTGACGGACATAATTTACCAAAAATCCTATCAGAATTAAAACGTTTAAAATCTGTAAAAGGTCCTAAATTTTTACATATAATTACCACAAAAGGAAAAGGTTTACAGCAAGCTGAAGAAGATCAAGTAACGTATCATGCGCCAGGGAAATTTGATAAAATTTCTGGAGAACGTATTAAAAAAGAAGCTAGTTTATACACAAAATACCAAGATATTTTTGGAAAAACATTGGTAGAATTGGCAGAAAAAAATGATAAAATTGTTGGAGTTACACCAGCAATGCTTACAGGAAGTTCTTTAAAATTTATGTTCGATAAATTTCCAAAAAGAACTTTCGATGTTGGTATTGCAGAACAACATGCAGTTACTTTGGCTGCAGGAATGGCTACCCAAGGTTTAGTTGTTTTTTGCAATATTTATTCTACATTTTTACAACGTGCTTACGATCAAGTAATACACGATGTTGCTTTGCAAAATTTACCTGTAGTTTTCTGTTTAGATAGAGCTGGATTGGTGGGCGAAGATGGCGCAACACATCATGGAGTTTTCGATTTGGCTTATTTACGTTGCATTCCTAATTTAATTGTGTTTGCACCCAGCAATGAAATTGAACTGAGAAACATATTGTTTACAGCTCAAAAAGGATTGGAAAATCCGATTGCGATTCGCTATCCAAGAGGAACTGGAAAATTATTAGATTGGCAAAAACCTTTCGAAGAAATTAAAATTGGAACAGGAGTTTGTTTGCAAAAAGGAAACAAAATTGCAATTCTAACCATTGGAACTATTGCAAGCAATATTACAGAAGCCTTAGAACTAATTTCGGAAAAAGCCCTTTTTTCTCATTATGATATGCGTTTTGTAAAACCTTTGGATAAAAACCTATTGGAAGAAATTTTTGCAAACCACACTTCCATAATTACTGTGGAAGATGGGGTTATAAAAGGTGGATTTGGTTCTGCTATCTTGGAGTTTGCTTCAGAAAATAATTATCAACATAAAATAAAAGTACTAGGTATTCCAGATAATTTTATTGAGCATGGAACTGTTTCTCAGTTACAATATACTATTGGTTTACATCCCAAAAGCTTATCTAATTTACTAAATTCTTATTCATAA
- a CDS encoding T9SS type A sorting domain-containing protein: MTRKYYIFTLITVGVILTISILKNKETDLEKNHREYTEYIQNHPYAKRTSLNRKELKSIAKKDRPDLAFEQDFLRTVDPKTKKLHQDRLVSAINYSKKRNKNNFLKKSTNSTLNWSSRGPKTVSGRVRALMFDPNDATDKRVFAGGVSGGIWKNNDITNENSPWEQVNPEMSNFAISAMAYDPVQTNTFYIGTGEGWGNSDAVNGAGIWKSTDGGVTWNNLATTVDFEQVFDIVVRNEGGATGVIYAAMRDLDGINSSGTDVFRSVDGGATWTVSLDDPIRDLELAADGTIWAGNATGSILSSSDGVTWVSKYTSSLNSPGRVELSTAKSSTKIVYALITAEVPNSNNTGKVSGLGEIVKTENAGTTWSNLPEPADSGDATIPDKDFTRGQAWYDLIISVDPTDSKKLYVGGVNTFKSNDGGTTWIKTSSWESYYDNSVSIVHADIHNIIFRPNKNELLVATDGGIFYSPNNSLTQTTTGFVPRNLNFNITQFYSGAIDPVNENGFLGGAQDNGTSYFNEPNISSTSELLGGDGGFCFIDQTATNSVRGIYYLASTQNNVTYLYDYSNGSPKYTSLINNDKSGSFINASDYDDVNNIFYSYDSPNIITRATLKADYENQGDDQKFLGVTDSIQSNLFNGAVATHIRVSPHNNNQRQVFFGTSFGKIVKFDSQNETFSNVSTPVGVNGSVSCIEFGATDNEILLTYSNYGILSVWYTVDGGANWTNVEGNLPDIPVRWALFNPLNRKEVILATEVGVWKTKNIKKAPASSIVWEPASTNMGNVRVDMLQYRASDNLILAATHGRGMFTSNFTAAPASINDVLAKTKAFTIYPTISNGNFTLFAKNSLGKSKVRVFDISGKQVYKTNLDFTSQEKQEISVNLNAGIYIVNVVDENNKKSSNKIIIE, translated from the coding sequence ATGACAAGAAAATACTATATATTCACTTTAATTACTGTAGGTGTAATTCTAACCATTAGCATACTTAAAAACAAAGAAACCGATTTAGAAAAAAACCATAGAGAATATACAGAGTATATTCAAAACCACCCTTATGCTAAGAGAACTAGTTTAAACAGAAAAGAATTAAAGTCCATAGCGAAAAAAGACCGCCCAGATTTGGCTTTTGAACAAGATTTTTTAAGAACGGTAGATCCTAAAACAAAAAAATTACATCAAGACAGGTTGGTAAGCGCTATTAATTATTCAAAAAAAAGAAATAAAAATAATTTCTTAAAAAAAAGCACTAATTCGACCCTTAATTGGAGCTCTAGAGGCCCTAAAACAGTATCTGGTAGAGTTCGTGCATTAATGTTCGATCCTAATGATGCAACAGATAAAAGAGTTTTTGCAGGAGGAGTTAGTGGAGGAATCTGGAAAAATAACGATATAACAAATGAAAATTCTCCTTGGGAACAAGTAAATCCAGAAATGTCTAATTTTGCTATTTCTGCGATGGCTTACGACCCAGTACAAACAAATACTTTTTATATTGGTACAGGAGAAGGTTGGGGCAACTCAGATGCTGTAAATGGAGCAGGTATATGGAAAAGTACAGATGGTGGTGTAACATGGAATAATTTAGCAACTACAGTAGATTTTGAACAGGTATTTGATATTGTTGTTCGTAATGAAGGTGGTGCAACAGGTGTTATTTATGCAGCAATGAGAGATTTAGATGGTATTAATTCTTCTGGCACAGATGTATTTAGATCTGTAGATGGTGGTGCAACATGGACCGTTTCTTTAGATGATCCTATAAGAGATTTAGAACTTGCTGCAGATGGCACTATTTGGGCAGGTAATGCAACTGGTTCAATTCTTTCATCTTCAGATGGGGTTACTTGGGTATCTAAATACACTTCATCATTAAATTCACCAGGTAGAGTTGAGTTATCTACTGCAAAATCTAGCACCAAAATTGTTTATGCTCTTATAACAGCAGAAGTTCCTAATTCAAATAATACAGGGAAGGTATCTGGTTTGGGTGAAATTGTAAAAACAGAAAATGCAGGAACAACTTGGTCGAATTTACCAGAACCAGCAGACTCTGGAGATGCAACAATACCAGATAAAGATTTTACAAGAGGCCAAGCTTGGTACGATTTAATTATAAGTGTAGATCCAACAGACTCAAAAAAACTTTACGTTGGTGGTGTTAATACCTTTAAAAGTAACGATGGTGGCACCACTTGGATAAAAACATCAAGCTGGGAAAGTTATTACGATAATTCTGTAAGTATTGTACATGCAGATATTCATAATATTATTTTTAGACCTAATAAAAATGAATTGCTAGTAGCCACAGATGGAGGTATTTTCTATTCGCCTAATAATTCTTTAACACAAACAACCACAGGTTTTGTTCCTAGAAATTTAAATTTTAACATTACTCAATTCTATTCAGGAGCAATTGATCCCGTAAATGAAAATGGCTTTTTAGGAGGTGCACAAGATAATGGTACCAGCTATTTTAATGAACCAAATATAAGTTCAACATCAGAGTTGCTAGGAGGAGATGGCGGTTTTTGTTTTATCGATCAAACAGCAACAAATAGTGTAAGAGGAATTTACTATTTGGCATCTACACAAAATAATGTAACCTATTTATATGATTATTCTAATGGTTCACCAAAATATACTAGTTTAATTAACAACGATAAAAGTGGTAGTTTTATCAACGCATCAGACTACGATGATGTTAATAATATTTTTTACTCCTATGACAGCCCTAACATAATAACTAGAGCAACTTTAAAGGCAGATTATGAAAACCAAGGAGATGATCAAAAATTTTTAGGAGTAACAGATTCCATTCAAAGTAATTTATTTAATGGAGCAGTTGCAACTCACATTAGAGTTTCACCCCACAACAACAATCAAAGACAAGTATTTTTTGGAACCTCTTTTGGTAAAATTGTAAAATTCGATTCGCAAAATGAAACTTTTTCGAATGTATCAACTCCAGTAGGCGTTAATGGAAGTGTTTCTTGTATAGAGTTTGGGGCAACAGATAACGAAATTTTACTAACATACTCTAATTACGGTATTTTAAGTGTTTGGTACACAGTTGATGGAGGTGCAAATTGGACAAATGTTGAAGGAAATTTACCAGATATTCCTGTAAGATGGGCTTTATTTAATCCCTTAAATAGAAAAGAAGTAATTTTAGCAACAGAAGTAGGTGTTTGGAAAACCAAGAACATTAAAAAAGCACCAGCTTCTAGTATCGTTTGGGAACCAGCATCTACAAACATGGGAAATGTTAGAGTAGATATGTTACAATATAGAGCCTCAGATAATTTAATTTTAGCCGCAACACATGGTAGAGGAATGTTTACAAGTAATTTTACTGCAGCACCTGCTTCAATTAACGATGTACTTGCAAAAACAAAGGCTTTTACAATTTATCCTACAATTTCAAATGGTAATTTTACACTATTTGCAAAAAACAGTTTAGGAAAATCAAAGGTGAGGGTTTTTGATATTTCTGGAAAACAAGTTTACAAAACAAATCTTGATTTTACTTCTCAAGAAAAACAAGAAATTTCTGTAAACCTAAATGCAGGAATTTATATTGTAAATGTTGTTGATGAAAACAATAAAAAATCATCAAATAAAATTATTATAGAATAG
- a CDS encoding deoxyguanosinetriphosphate triphosphohydrolase gives MNWEQLLSLKRFGDTQKRPRIAQDETRLGFDVDFDRIIFSSAFRSLQDKTQVIPLSETDFVHTRLTHSLEVSVVGRTLGRRVGKVLLERHPNLVELGYTFNDFGAIVAAASVMHDIGNPPFGHSGEKAIGEYFKTGKGAKYKNDLREKEYQDLIDFEGNANGFKILTESREGISGGLRLSYATLGAFLKYPKESLPKKPTKHIVDKKYGFFQSEKEAFLEVVKDLGIKKKTITENLSYYRHPLAYLVEAADDICYTIIDFEDGINLGLIEEDYALEYMIKLVKDTIDSKKYHSLKHKTDRISYLRALAIGVLINEAVDIFLKNEEAILNGTFEKSLLDKCKYEAQINDIIKISIDKIYRSTEVIEKEVAGYRIIADLLDVFVTALNNKFDGNASNFDNLVLHLLPKEYQTENTNLYSRIMQVCSYVSRISDSYAIRMHKKITGNII, from the coding sequence ATGAACTGGGAACAACTCCTATCTTTAAAACGCTTTGGCGACACACAAAAACGCCCAAGAATAGCACAAGACGAAACACGTTTAGGTTTCGATGTAGATTTCGATAGAATTATATTTTCATCCGCATTTAGAAGTCTGCAAGATAAAACACAAGTAATTCCATTATCGGAAACCGATTTTGTGCACACAAGATTAACCCATAGCTTAGAAGTATCTGTAGTAGGTAGAACTTTAGGTAGAAGAGTTGGAAAAGTGTTGTTAGAACGCCACCCAAACTTAGTAGAATTAGGTTACACATTTAACGATTTTGGTGCCATTGTAGCAGCAGCATCTGTAATGCACGATATTGGAAATCCGCCTTTTGGGCATTCAGGAGAAAAAGCCATTGGCGAGTATTTTAAAACAGGAAAAGGAGCAAAATATAAAAACGATTTAAGAGAAAAAGAATATCAAGATTTAATAGATTTCGAAGGAAATGCCAACGGATTTAAAATTTTAACAGAATCCAGAGAAGGTATTTCTGGTGGCTTAAGATTAAGTTACGCGACATTAGGTGCATTTTTAAAATATCCGAAAGAAAGTCTTCCAAAGAAACCTACAAAACACATTGTAGATAAAAAATACGGCTTTTTTCAATCAGAAAAAGAAGCCTTTTTAGAAGTAGTTAAAGATTTGGGCATAAAGAAAAAAACGATTACAGAAAACCTTTCTTATTACAGACATCCATTAGCTTATTTAGTAGAAGCTGCAGACGATATTTGCTACACCATTATCGATTTCGAAGACGGAATAAATCTTGGTTTAATAGAAGAAGATTATGCTTTAGAATACATGATAAAGCTAGTAAAAGACACCATAGATTCTAAAAAATACCACTCACTAAAACATAAAACAGATCGTATAAGTTATTTAAGAGCATTGGCAATTGGCGTTTTAATTAACGAGGCTGTAGACATTTTTTTAAAAAACGAAGAAGCCATATTAAATGGTACTTTCGAGAAGTCTTTGTTAGACAAATGTAAGTATGAGGCACAAATTAACGACATAATAAAAATAAGTATAGATAAAATTTACAGAAGTACAGAGGTTATAGAAAAAGAAGTCGCAGGTTATCGAATTATAGCCGATTTATTAGACGTATTTGTAACGGCATTAAATAATAAGTTCGATGGAAATGCATCTAATTTCGACAATCTAGTCTTGCACCTTTTACCAAAAGAATATCAAACAGAAAATACAAATCTATATAGCAGAATTATGCAGGTATGTAGTTATGTTTCCAGAATATCAGATAGTTACGCAATACGAATGCACAAAAAAATAACAGGAAATATTATTTAG
- a CDS encoding ribonucleoside-diphosphate reductase subunit alpha has protein sequence MNQTTRKTTELTEHERLIQVRNASRKEMLDNMKDPEITWLTENSRKFLESGYLTGDTTPEQRIREIADNAEKILNKPGFSDKFYKYMAAGFFSLASPIWSNFGKKRGLPISCFGSHVADDMGDILFSQSEVGMMSKLGGGTSGYFGKLRERGAEVKNNGSSSGSVHIMQLFEKMVDVVSQGSVRRGRFSPYLPVDHPDIKEFLEIGTEGNPIQELTHGVTVGNQWMEEMIAGDVEKRSIWAKILQRRGEIGYPYILFRDNANNGTVDVYKDKNHEIYASNLCTEIMLPSNEDWSFVCCLSSVNLLHYDKWKDTDAVETLTYFLDAVMQEFITKLEVYRDSKDRDDQFTFRFMEKAYNFAKENRALGLGALGWHSLLQSKMLAFDSQEAYNLNTEIFKVIKEKSYKASEEMAKEYGEPAVLKGYGRRNTTLNAIAPTTSSAFILGQVSQGIEPIWSNIYVKDIAKIKTTIKNPILEKVLEEKGKNTKEVWTSIRDNDGSVLHLDFLTEAEKDVFRTYSEIDQNVIVYQAANRQNHIDQGQSINIMVHPDMPIKDVNAVYINAWKLGVKSMYYQHSMNAAQKFKQKKECASCEG, from the coding sequence ATGAACCAGACAACGAGAAAAACTACAGAACTTACAGAGCACGAAAGATTAATTCAAGTTAGAAACGCTTCCAGAAAGGAAATGCTTGATAATATGAAAGATCCTGAAATTACATGGCTAACAGAAAATAGTCGTAAATTTTTAGAGTCGGGATATTTAACAGGAGACACCACTCCAGAGCAAAGAATTCGCGAAATCGCAGATAATGCAGAAAAAATATTAAACAAACCTGGTTTTTCAGATAAGTTTTACAAATATATGGCAGCAGGGTTCTTTTCTTTAGCATCGCCAATTTGGTCGAATTTTGGTAAGAAAAGAGGTTTGCCAATTAGTTGTTTTGGAAGTCATGTTGCAGATGATATGGGAGATATTTTATTCTCGCAATCGGAAGTTGGTATGATGTCTAAATTAGGAGGAGGAACTTCTGGTTATTTTGGTAAATTGCGCGAAAGAGGCGCAGAAGTAAAAAATAATGGTTCGTCATCTGGTTCTGTGCACATTATGCAACTTTTTGAAAAAATGGTCGATGTTGTTAGTCAAGGTTCCGTAAGAAGAGGTCGTTTTTCCCCTTATTTACCAGTAGATCATCCAGATATTAAAGAATTTTTAGAAATTGGAACAGAAGGAAATCCAATTCAAGAATTAACACATGGAGTTACAGTTGGTAACCAATGGATGGAAGAAATGATTGCTGGAGATGTAGAAAAAAGAAGCATTTGGGCAAAAATTTTACAAAGAAGAGGCGAAATAGGATATCCATATATATTATTTAGAGACAACGCAAATAATGGAACAGTTGATGTTTACAAAGACAAAAACCACGAAATTTATGCAAGTAACTTGTGTACAGAAATTATGTTACCATCAAATGAAGATTGGTCTTTCGTTTGCTGTTTATCATCTGTAAACTTATTACATTACGATAAGTGGAAAGATACAGACGCAGTAGAAACACTTACCTATTTCTTGGATGCAGTAATGCAAGAATTCATTACAAAATTAGAAGTTTATAGAGACTCAAAAGACAGAGACGACCAATTTACGTTCCGTTTTATGGAAAAAGCGTATAATTTCGCAAAAGAAAATAGAGCATTAGGTTTAGGAGCTTTAGGATGGCATTCTTTATTACAATCTAAAATGTTAGCCTTCGACTCTCAAGAAGCGTATAATTTAAATACAGAAATCTTTAAAGTAATTAAAGAAAAATCTTACAAAGCTTCAGAAGAAATGGCAAAAGAATATGGAGAGCCAGCAGTTTTAAAAGGCTATGGAAGACGTAACACAACCTTAAATGCAATTGCACCAACAACGTCATCCGCATTTATTTTAGGACAAGTTTCTCAAGGAATTGAGCCAATTTGGTCGAATATTTACGTAAAAGATATCGCAAAAATTAAAACAACAATTAAAAACCCAATTTTAGAAAAAGTTTTAGAAGAAAAAGGGAAGAATACCAAAGAAGTTTGGACGAGCATTCGCGATAATGATGGTTCTGTATTGCATTTAGATTTCTTAACAGAAGCAGAAAAAGATGTGTTTAGAACGTACTCGGAAATCGACCAAAACGTAATCGTTTATCAAGCTGCAAATAGGCAAAATCATATCGACCAAGGACAATCTATTAATATAATGGTGCACCCAGATATGCCAATTAAAGACGTAAATGCAGTATATATTAACGCATGGAAATTAGGTGTAAAATCTATGTATTACCAACACAGTATGAACGCTGCACAGAAATTCAAACAAAAGAAAGAATGTGCTTCTTGTGAAGGATAA
- a CDS encoding ribonucleotide-diphosphate reductase subunit beta, which translates to MKITQIIKRDSGTSNFELDKITRAIEKAMISVNNGTLEDAMAITNIVNGTLLERKLNEPNYTPTVEQVQDIVEYKLMDSRFRDVAKAYILYRDEQARNRKRNIFEKRLNLKPYDYPELNEYVDAIRHSYWIHTEFNYTSDIQDFKAYLNETEKNAIKNTMLAISQIEVAVKTFWGDIYKRMPKPEIGSVGATFAESEVRHHDAYSHLLEILGLNNEFKNLKKNPVIMRRVNYLELALKNVNSEDNKEFSESIILFSLFIEHVSLFSQFLIIMAFNKHKNVLKGISNVVEATSKEEQIHGDFGIDVIKIIKEENPEWFDESHNLLVQETCKEAFLSESKIIDWIFEKGELDFLPKAVIKEFIKNRFNKSLESIGIEKVFDTDDALLEQTDWFDDEIIGTKHGDFFVKRSINYSKRTKSITSDDLF; encoded by the coding sequence GTGAAAATTACTCAAATTATTAAAAGAGACTCTGGAACTAGCAATTTCGAGTTAGACAAGATTACAAGAGCCATAGAAAAAGCAATGATTTCCGTGAACAATGGTACTTTAGAAGATGCAATGGCAATTACTAATATCGTTAACGGTACTTTATTAGAAAGAAAGTTAAATGAACCCAATTATACACCTACTGTGGAGCAGGTGCAAGATATTGTAGAATATAAGTTAATGGATAGTCGTTTTCGCGATGTTGCCAAAGCATATATTTTATATAGAGACGAACAAGCAAGAAATAGAAAAAGAAATATTTTCGAAAAAAGGTTGAACTTAAAACCTTACGATTATCCTGAATTAAATGAATATGTAGATGCAATTAGACACTCTTATTGGATTCATACAGAATTTAATTACACGAGCGATATTCAAGATTTTAAGGCATATTTAAATGAAACAGAAAAGAACGCGATAAAAAATACAATGTTGGCAATTTCTCAAATAGAGGTCGCTGTAAAAACATTTTGGGGAGACATTTATAAGAGAATGCCAAAGCCAGAAATTGGTTCTGTAGGTGCTACTTTTGCAGAAAGTGAAGTAAGACATCATGATGCATATTCGCATTTATTAGAAATTTTAGGTTTAAATAATGAGTTTAAAAACTTGAAGAAAAACCCTGTAATTATGAGACGTGTTAATTATTTAGAATTAGCATTAAAAAACGTAAATAGCGAAGACAATAAAGAATTTTCAGAATCAATTATTTTGTTTTCATTATTTATAGAACACGTTTCTTTATTCTCTCAGTTTTTAATTATCATGGCTTTTAACAAACATAAAAATGTGTTAAAAGGAATTTCTAATGTGGTAGAAGCAACTTCTAAAGAAGAGCAAATTCATGGAGATTTTGGAATCGATGTAATTAAAATTATAAAAGAAGAAAATCCAGAATGGTTCGACGAAAGTCACAATTTATTAGTACAAGAAACTTGTAAAGAAGCTTTTTTATCTGAAAGTAAAATTATCGATTGGATTTTCGAAAAAGGAGAATTAGATTTCTTACCAAAAGCAGTCATAAAAGAATTTATTAAAAATAGATTCAACAAATCTTTAGAAAGCATTGGCATTGAAAAAGTATTTGATACAGATGATGCATTATTAGAGCAAACAGATTGGTTCGATGATGAAATTATTGGAACAAAACACGGAGATTTCTTTGTAAAAAGATCTATCAACTATAGTAAAAGAACAAAAAGTATAACTAGCGACGACTTATTTTAA